The following nucleotide sequence is from Synchiropus splendidus isolate RoL2022-P1 chromosome 14, RoL_Sspl_1.0, whole genome shotgun sequence.
GAAGAGTCgctaattttattattattggctCGAGTAGTCGGTTAAATTCAGTTCAGCTCGAATTTAAGTCGCAGGGTGACACAAGAAATTATCATCAATATGAAAAGCTTGAAAGAAAAACTGACCGGAATGGCTGCGAGAAAAGACAGTCTCGTGGTCTTGATTGTCCCGGTAATGCATGCAGACCCTGGTGCTGCTGGCCACCGGGCGACCGACATGAGCTCCATGTATCAAGTCCCGAAGATGCTTAACTCGCAGGGTAGCAGCTCGCTCACCGATGACGAAGCTTATGGCGTCCATCACATTGGACTTACCTAATGAACAGTCATTTCAGGGGAAAGAATCATTCTCAAATCAACTTTGTCtcgtgagaaaaaaacaacaacaacgaaataaataataaaatacgtACGCTTATTTATTTAGGACAAACTTCATGACTTGGTAGAGTACCAGGTTGGAAAGTCGTAGTAACAGTGAAGTTACGTAACTTACAGTACAAGTTTGTTGTATGTGGTCAGAAAAAATGTAGTTGTCAATGAATATGTTGAATTTTCAAGAGCACAGAAAGTATCGATACGTAACTTACAGTACAGGTTTGTTGTATGTGGTCAGAAAAAATGTAGTTGTCAACGAATATGTTGAATTTTCAAGAGCACAGAAAGTATCGATACGTAACTTACAGTACAAGTTTGTTGTATGTGGTCAGAAAAAATGTAGTTGTCAACGAATATCAATTACACTTATATAACAGAGCCCCCCTTAACGAATCGGGTTATTGGACGTATCGTTAGCTCAACTGCGCTTAGCATTAGCACGCCATGCGTGGCCGTAAAGACTCACGGTAAATACTCACCACTTCCATTGGTACCAATCACACAGTGGAACTGCTCAAAAGGACCAAGAACTCGCTTTCCTCGCCAAGACTTGAAATTTTCAACGACAATCTGCCTAAGGTAACCCATCTTCTCCCGTTAGCTTCGGCTGTGTCGCCCGCCTCCAAGTTCAAAGCCGAACTGGGAGAAGAGGGAAAAACGAGGGAATACTTTCACCTTCGCGCGCTCCATGATGTCAGTCTACAGTGTGTGTATGAGGAGTTAGCTTTGAGCTAAACTCCAACATAAAACGGAGCCACGTTGAATGGTAATTGCAGCGTCACAGAATTGACGATGAAAGGGCTCGACAATTATGAGGCTAATATTAAAATAGTCTACCATCCGTATTCATGAATTGTATTCGTGAACGGTCCCGTCAGGTTAGCAATTTATCTTTGCactcaattttttatttttttttcacacaagtGGCCCTGAGCTCGCCAGGTATAAAAGCGAATATAATGTGACTCAATGCCATGTTTTCCTTCTCAATAATGAGAAAACCATTACATCTATCGTGTCTACAAGCCTCATAATCAATACAGGGATCTAAAAACTCAGCCAGAATTCCCATCAGATTATTCCGTTGTGACCCAAAGGTCTCATGCAAACCCCACACATCTGTCCATACACAAAGATGCTAGTGCGTTAAAGTGTTTATTTCTTGGTCTCAGACAATCATGGAAGAGTGTCAGTAAGGATGATCGCGGACATATTCCATGATGTGCTTCAAAGCGAGCCAGGTCTCAGAGGCAGTGGGGATGATCTGTGTGGCCGGTAAGATGAAGCCGTATCTCCCAGTGTCTCTCAGCTCAAAAGCATAGGAGTACTTGATGCCCATATTGTACGACCAGTCGATGCTTCCGCCACTGGCTTGGTCTGTAGACAGAGGCAATATGGCATTATGACCTGTCAATGAAGAGTAATGAAGCCCCACCTAACCACTTCATTGCTTTATTCATTGTGAAAATCCATCtacattgaatgaaaatgaagcatATTAACCTGTATGGATGGTGATACGTCCCAGGAAATTATAATCAAAGCAATAGCCATAAACAATTAGAAGCATACGAATAATATAATCCAATCGAACCTAATCTTAAAAGTGCTTCAATGATCTCCCCTAAACAAAACCTCACATTCTGAAGATTTTAAAGTaggaaaatatgacaaaaaaagactgaaacatcaatgttttgtttagatctttttttttttcgttttagAAGGtaacaaagataaaaaaagcTCTAGTGTTTATGTAGAAATACTTCTGTTCTGCTGTAGTGACTGGAGTCAGCATGCAGACTGTGAAAGGTGGACTTACAGATGATTCGACAGATGCTTCCGACCTTGTAGCGGGTGCCATAGAGGGATGTGAGTTTCTGcaccgcagctctgccaacagcaTCCTAAAGGGGACACGAGGCTGTATGTAAAATAATAGTTCTGCAGCATTCAGGCACAAACTATTTGGTGCTAatagtggtgttttttttagaaacaTGCTTGCAATAGTCAGCAcaataatgtaatgtatttacACAAGTACACTGAGGCTACAAGTCTCTTTGACAACCATGGCGAGACAGTTTCATACCAGCTCCGCCATATCAGGCACGTGGTTGCAGCTGTAGCCGTATGGATACATGAGCAGCTGAGAATAGGcatggacagagatgaaggactTGAAGTTGCCATGCTTCTTGATCAGGTCCACCAcgttcttcacctccacctcagAGTGAGCGGAGGGACCATGGTAAGAGTCAGAGCAGGGGTTTCTGCTTGCCCCGGGACCTGTGACAAAAGACAGACTGTCACGTGCGTTGAACACAAGACTAATATGACATCACATCAATGCCTAATTTTTTATGATGTTGTCAATGACATGTTTACATATTCAGTTTGGCTACAAGGGGCCTGCTGTGTTGCTTAATTTTGCCTTAATTTCATTGACTACAAACGATGGCCAGGCTGCTGAAACGGTCCTTATTTTCAGACGCCACTTGATGGCACTCTCAGCTGTATAATCTCTGGCTCAACCgcacatcattttaaacaacaGCGCCCCCGCTGAGCTCAGAACACGAGGTTAGTACTCTTGCATGAAACATCGTCAGCCTGTCACTAGAACACTTACCACCAAACCCTGCATCCCAGTTCCTGTTGGGATCAACACCCTGGCAGACAGAGCCTGTGTTCCTGGAGCGAGTCTTGCGCCACATCCGATCCTGTACAGGGGGGAGCAGTGTGGCAGTTAAAGAAAATGTCCTggagaataaaaacacaaataaaatgtgacaaaaaaatgaataaataaaagtttaaagTTGATATTAATTGATGGTCGCTATCCTATTTTAGTAGTGAATTTGAATATTTatggtcacattttttttcattttgttttgttttgtatattCATTACATCTTGAACCAGCCAACATTATCCATCTCCAGCTCCATCATTTTTTCATACAAGAAACGGATGATTACAAGTTGGTTGAGTTCAGAATGAACACCTTGAACCAAAGGTCCAACACAAGTCCATGTTTCTGGCTCTACAGTATGTACTGTGCAAGTGGGGCTCTGAAATTCTACTGTCACATGCTGTCCCATTGTACACATCACTAGTAGGCTTTAAAGGCTGCTATAGTTCAAAGGGTGAAAATATATAGAATTAGATAAAAAAGTAGGATAATAATAAAGGTccacaaaaatattcaaaataagtGGATAAATTAATTGTTGTCTATTGTGTCTGTAAACCTACAGCAGAGTTTGTTCAGGAACGCAGATGTTCTTCTCATTCGTTTTCATACTGTTTAGTGAAATATGTGGAAGTTCAAAAGACTCATCACCTGatcatgtaaaataaaaagacagtGATGGCTTACATTGGTGTGAGAGTAGACGTATCCATCAGGGTTGGCAAGAATCAACAAATAAATGTCCATTTGGTTCAGCAGGGTGGTCAGTGAAGTGTCATGTCCATAGTCAGTGGCAATCTGAACAAGGCAGGGCATGTGTTTATTATTGCACATATTTGTGAAAGCCAGCGTATGTaaatgacaagacaaaacacattcttcattcatttaattaaCACTTGATGATCATATGCAACATGTAACTTCATTCATGCATTTGTtaattgttttccttcttaccTTGTTAGCTGTCCAAACTCCAGTAGCCTGGGAGACCCACTCTCTAGAGTGGATTCCAGTGTCAATCCAGATAGCAGGTCTTTTGTCTCCTCCAGTGCTGAACTGAACACAGGGACCACACAGACCATGTTGGTGAGTGAAGCAACTTTGTGACCTCACATGTAATTTAGAGTGCTGTGTGTGCACCATCATTGATGAAGAGTCTTCATACCTTCAGAACGTACATGGGCCTGTTCTCGTAGGACTCGCCGATCAGCTCCTTTGTGACCAGGTTTGGGTACTGAGCAACCAGGGTGTCCATCCAGGAGTAGATCTGTGAGGAAGTGGTAAAATGAGCAAAAATGAACCCCTAAGTTAACATGTAACAAACATGAGTCCTTCGTCTGCATCCTTCTCTGCGACTGAGGCATAATGCGCGGCTGAATTGTTACTCAAATTAACAGCAAAAGCGCCTCAAACAAAACCACTCGCAGAGCAGGTGAACTTTGGTTTCAGAAtaatgtggaggaaaaaaaagtttttaaaatatcatccatacatatatacattgaCAGTTAACCAGTGCTTAGCCCTATTCAGGGTTGTGtcgagtgctggagcctatctcaGCAGTCAGTGGGCGGGAGACAGGaaaacaccctggacaggtcggcagtccatcgcagggcacacacgccattcacacacaaatgcacatcTTGGGGCAAGTGAGAATGTTTGGACTgaaggaggaaaccggagaacccaCGTGCACACGGGGAGAACGTACAAATACATGGAATAATATAATATTCTTTGCAGAAGATATTGTTAGATAATGGACCATGCTTTGTTTACAAATGAGCTCAAGCATAAACCCTTAGAGATGTCTGTCAGAATCTGAATGAAATGAACATGAATAAGTTGTGGCCCACCGTGTCAAGAGTGTGATAGGCTCCGAAGTTGAAGCTCCTGGTGCTTCTCTCCTTCACCCGATTCCACTCCATCTCGGCCTTTTCCTCATCAAGAAGCTCCTGGAAATTAAAAAGTCCACCGTACAACATATGCTGTCAGGCCGTTAAACCATCTCAATGAACTTTGAGGAGACCTGAAGGTTGTCAATCATGACTTCGAATCTGATGTTGTGGTCATGGAGGAACTCTGTTACAGCATCCAGATTGGCGCGAGGCACTCGGACTTCAACTGGCAAATCCGCAGACACTGGATGGAGCCAGTAGTCAAGCTGGAATTGGAAATAACATTAACACTGGTTTACCAATAAACAAGAAACTTAAAGTGTTGTAGTTGCAATTGTGTTAGAATGAATGTAGTTAGTGTAAAGTGGTTAATGTGTCGGAAAACTGACCGGCATATGTGCGGCATATGACTGAGCATGCATATGAATGTACCTCCCACTCATGTCTGGCCTCCAGGCTCTGCAGAACTTGGATCTGCTCCTGAGACTCAGCAACAATCCGGAGGACTTGATCACTGCAAGAGATCATTAAGGCCATGATGAAGTTTCAACCTTAACGCCCACCACATTGAACGTTCATTTCTCTAactgataacacactgataacaAACAGCCTGTGAGAAGAGAAttgtaaaatatgttttgttgcTTTCCAGTTAAAGCTGTCAAATGTGGTGTTGATGTTTGACTCAcccaaaaaaaactttctccgCTTTGGCCGCAGCCACAAGCACCAGCAAGATCCAGAGCCCCTTCATCCCACCGGTCTGTCTTAGCCCTACTGCCTGTGTCAGTCCTGCCTGTGATCCTTACGCTCTCTTAAATGTCCCAGGTGCCAGGTGGAGCGTTCTCACTGTGTTGCATCAGCTCACAGAGAGTTATTCTAAGAAACAAACATGTTGATGAAGCAGTTCCTAATCTCTACACCTGCAAACGGCAGACTTTTACACACATTAGTTTGTGCGCAAAATTCCCTGAGAGTATGATTCAAAGCACTGTATGACAACAATGTCACAAACTCGAAAATGGCaacaggaaagaaaacaaatgtaattaTCAAAGACAAAAGTCCTTCAGTTTTCTTCGAACAGTATCGACTGCTTCACACGAGTCCACTGACCACGAGGTGGCAGCGTtacaccaataataataataataataatataatcataataataataataacatttaagTGCCcatatttcagaataaaacGTAATTAGGCAGatttgtgttgtcttctttctgAATGACTCCTGTTTTATTATCATAAAAAGATAGGATTTTCATGTTCACATCCAAAAAGTAAAACCTCCAGCTCGCTTCATCCATGGTGAAACTGTAATAAAAATCGAATCTATGTTTCTACAGTCTACAAAACAGTAT
It contains:
- the LOC128770997 gene encoding carboxypeptidase A2-like; translation: MKGLWILLVLVAAAKAEKVFFGDQVLRIVAESQEQIQVLQSLEARHEWELDYWLHPVSADLPVEVRVPRANLDAVTEFLHDHNIRFEVMIDNLQELLDEEKAEMEWNRVKERSTRSFNFGAYHTLDTIYSWMDTLVAQYPNLVTKELIGESYENRPMYVLKFSTGGDKRPAIWIDTGIHSREWVSQATGVWTANKIATDYGHDTSLTTLLNQMDIYLLILANPDGYVYSHTNDRMWRKTRSRNTGSVCQGVDPNRNWDAGFGGPGASRNPCSDSYHGPSAHSEVEVKNVVDLIKKHGNFKSFISVHAYSQLLMYPYGYSCNHVPDMAELDAVGRAAVQKLTSLYGTRYKVGSICRIIYQASGGSIDWSYNMGIKYSYAFELRDTGRYGFILPATQIIPTASETWLALKHIMEYVRDHPY